A genomic segment from Micropterus dolomieu isolate WLL.071019.BEF.003 ecotype Adirondacks linkage group LG03, ASM2129224v1, whole genome shotgun sequence encodes:
- the tlr18 gene encoding toll-like receptor 18, whose protein sequence is MIWKLVNFSALLIGALTSPTPSPSPNTNTDEGPCRIYSSGRSADCLGRQLNSVPWRQFPSTLEDIDLSYNKLQAVDASDFLRLPQLRILKLQYNNISHIDKDAFKNNLLLEYLNIFNNSLQEIPATALTPLLNLKELYMSNNIYKHATLADSFSKFVKLQVLSMGGPLVMGLKKADFQSLKNIKLLGFAIKCSSNLSYYEPGSLEVIQTMQMSFDMAIDQQPKALPLMLRDLANKTFSVIQFRNLFEFMYYMGEEDIFRDLKYITAHQLIFHRGKFNENLMRMALINLQVTPIKSLKLQYIDFARSPTFVDSGAGSSITDLVLDKLDLWYISNPDILRFDWSFTWFNKIKELSIQFVYFNSVPCDAWTEMQRVEFLDVSNNRLKNEFIFNQLCHYKGIMPNLHTFNINNNDLTSLKDMSSLTREFQQLQVLDFSNNKLGSVENSQECIWQKNITRLIAHHNQFVSEALLCLPTTVHYLDLSYCNLDQLNMAYFEKATNLKELLLSGNKIKFIPSKWESPSLQSLALDGNSFGLISKASFQDMPQLSHLRAGNNPYHCTCELHAFVQDTLSKGKVNLTDWPLNYRCYHPEPLLNTVISKYFPGQVACDIRLVIIISVATTAAVILILMLICYIFDLPWYTKATYQIIRARYRAHKENAAGELGTFTYHAFISYSHSDADWVRDQLLPFLENRNPYRLCIHERDFMPGRWIIDNIIDNIDSSRKVIFVLSRHFINSDWCNYELYFAQQRSMGKTFSDVILVVKEPIDPSSLPSKYCRLKKMLSNKTYLEWPQQVNQQVFFWAQLKSALGKPTMTREGRHSVKSRNSSMECVSVIGPEIEDRRPEVENPNADKAGPQNNILNKNNFIMTNQILITTYAILDFTLGQWDSVTSEPGPRTSWAQYYCTNINCRTEMCSQLQTAMENLITVFHSYSGKEGDKYKLSKAELKSLLQGELTDFMAASKDPMVVEKIMKDLDENQDGQVDFQEFVVLVAALTVACNEFFEDFDKSSKEDQGSKEA, encoded by the exons ATGATTTGGAAATTGGTTAATTTTAGTGCTCTCCTTATTGGAGCACTCACATCCCCAACTCCATCTCCGTCCCCCAACACTAACACTGACGAGGGACCCTGTCGCATCTACAGCTCAGGCCGCTCAGCAGACTGTCTGGGAAGACAGCTCAACAGTGTCCCATGGAGACAATTTCCATCCACACTGGAAGACATAGATCTCTCCTACAATAAGCTTCAAGCTGTCGATGCGAGCGACTTCCTCCGTCTCCCTCAGCTTCGCATCCTTAAGTTGCAGTACAATAACATTTCACATATTGACAAGGATGCCTTTAAAAACAACCTACTACTGGAGTATCTTAACATCTTTAATAACTCACTGCAGGAAATTCCTGCCACAGCTCTCACTCCTCTCTTGAATCTAAAAGAACTCTACATGTCCaacaacatttacaaacatGCCACTTTAGCTGACAGTTTCTCCAAATTTGTCAAACTCCAAGTTCTGTCTATGGGTGGCCCTTTGGTGATGGGACTAAAGAAAGCGGATTTTCAGTCACTGAAAAACATTAAGTTACTAGGTTTTGCCATCAAATGTTCCTCCAATCTAAGTTACTACGAGCCTGGAAGTTTAGAAGTCATCCAGACAATGCAGATGAGCTTTGATATGGCCATAGATCAACAGCCAAAAGCTCTCCCTCTTATGTTACGTGACCTTGCCAACAAGACCTTCAGTGTAATCCAGTTCCGCAACCTCTTTGAGTTCATGTACTACATGGGAGAGGAGGACATTTTTCGGGATTTGAAATACATCACAGCCCATCAGCTCATCTTTCACAGAGGTAAATTCAATGAGAACCTCATGAGGATGGCTTTAATTAACTTACAGGTCACTCCTATCAAAAGTTTGAAACTACAGTACATAGACTTTGCCCGATCACCCACATTTGTTGATAGTGGAGCAGGTTCAAGCATCACAGATCTGGTACTGGATAAATTGGATCTTTG GTATATCAGCAATCCTGATATCCTGCGATTTGACTGGAGCTTCACTTGGTTCAACAAAATTAAGGAACTGTCTATTCAGTTTGTGTACTTTAACTCTGTGCCCTGTGATGCCTGGACTGAGATGCAACGTGTGGAGTTTCTGGATGTCTCCAATAATCGACTCAAAAATGAGTTCATCTTCAACCAGCTGTGTCATTACAAGGGCATCATGCCAAATCTTCACACCttcaacataaacaacaacGACTTGACCAGCTTAAAAGACATGTCATCACTAACAAGGGAGTTCCAGCAGCTGCAGGTGTTGGATTTCAGCAACAACAAACTGGGATCTGTTGAAAACAGCCAGGAATGCATTTGGCAGAAAAATATCACTCGGCTTATTGCTCACCACAATCAATTTGTGAGTGAAGCCCTCCTTTGTCTGCCCACTACAGTGCACTACTTGGACCTATCCTACTGCAACCTGGACCAGCTGAACATGGCGTACTTCGAGAAAGCCACCAACCTGAAAGAGCTCCTGCTAAGTGGGAATAAAATCAAGTTCATCCCATCCAAGTGGGAAAGTCCGTCACTGCAGTCACTAGCTTTGGATGGGAATTCGTTTGGTCTCATTAGCAAGGCATCCTTCCAGGACATGCCTCAACTGTCTCACCTGAGGGCAGGGAACAATCCTTACCATTGCACTTGTGAGCTCCATGCTTTTGTCCAGGACACATTGTCAAAAGGAAAGGTTAATCTCACAGATTGGCCTTTAAATTACAGGTGTTACCACCCAGAGCCCTTACTCAACACAGTCATATCTAAATACTTTCCAGGTCAAGTAGCGTGTGATATCAGACTAGTTATCATCATCAGTGTTGCGACCACTGCAGCGGTAATCTTGATACTGATGCTGATTTGCTATATTTTTGACCTCCCATGGTACACTAAAGCCACTTATCAGAtcatcagggccagatacagaGCTCACAAGGAAAATGCAGCGGGGGAATTAGGGACTTTTACTTATCATGCCTTCATATCCTACAGCCACTCTGATGCAGACTGGGTGAGGGACCAGCTCTTGCCCTTCTTGGAGAACAGGAACCCCTATCGTCTGTGTATCCATGAGAGGGACTTCATGCCAGGAAGGTGGATCATCGACAACATTATTGACAACATTGACAGCAGTCGTAAG GTAATATTTGTCCTCTCCCGGCACTTCATTAACAGTGATTGGTGCAACTATGAGCTGTATTTCGCTCAGCAGAGATCAATGGGAAAAACCTTCAGTGACGTCATACTAGTGGTGAAGGAGCCCATTGATCCCAGCTCCTTGCCCAGCAAGTACTGTAGGCTTAAGAAGATGCTGAGTAACAAGACGTACCTGGAGTGGCCCCAGCAGGTCAACCAGCAGGTCTTTTTCTGGGCACAGCTAAAGAGTGCTCTGGGCAAGCCAACAATGACCAGAGAGGGGCGCCACAGTGTTAAGAGCAGAAACTCATCTATGgaatgtgtttctgttattgGGCCCGAGATAGAAGACAGGAGGCCAGAAGTAGAaaacccaaatgcagacaaagctggaccccaaaacaacata ctaaataaaaacaattttattatgacaaatcaaatattaataaCTACatatgcaat TCTGGATTTCACACTGGGCCAGTGGGACAGTGTGACCAGTGAACCGGGGCCTCGGACATCCTGGGCACAGTACTACTGTACAA ACATTAATTGTAGGACTGAAATGTGTTCCCAACTGCAAACCGCTATGGAGAACCTCATCACAGTGTTCCACTCATATTCTGGAAAAGAAGGTGACAAGTACAAGCTGAGCAAAGCCGAGCTGAAGAGCCTGTTACAGGGAGAACTCACAGACTTCATGGCA GCCAGCAAGGACCCCATGGTGGTTGAGAAGATTATGAAGGACCTGGATGAAAACCAGGACGGTCAAGTAGATTTCCAGGAGTTTGTCGTTCTGGTTGCTGCACTGACTGTTGCCTGCAATGAGTTCTTTGAAGACTTCGATAAGAGCAGCAAGGAGGACCAAGGTTCTAAGGAAGCTTAA